One window of the Syngnathoides biaculeatus isolate LvHL_M chromosome 11, ASM1980259v1, whole genome shotgun sequence genome contains the following:
- the mid1ip1l gene encoding mid1-interacting protein 1-like, producing MMQISSDAGGNKHSLINVMHRFMAAANNMDETIMVPSLLRDMPLEEQAAGRIEPNNNNNNNHLHEDASKQQRDMYEHYLLLKSIKNDMEWGLLKRELSTGASFLEMAVKQQEEHKAASGAPDPDDNADLERQFHFHLRGLFGVLSKLTLQADHLTNRYKREIGGGNFIR from the coding sequence ATGATGCAGATCAGCAGCGACGCCGGCGGCAACAAGCACTCCCTCATCAACGTCATGCACCGCTTCATGGCGGCGGCCAACAACATGGACGAGACCATCATGGTGCCGAGCCTGCTGCGGGACATGCCGCTGGAGGAGCAGGCGGCCGGGCGGATCGAAcccaataacaacaacaacaacaaccacctcCACGAGGACGCCAGCAAGCAGCAGCGGGACATGTACGAGCACTACCTGCTCCTCAAGTCCATCAAGAACGACATGGAGTGGGGCCTCCTCAAGCGGGAGCTGAGCACCGGCGCCAGCTTCCTGGAGATGGCCGTCAAGCAGCAGGAGGAGCACAAGGCCGCGAGCGGGGCGCCGGACCCGGACGACAACGCCGACCTGGAGCGCCAGTTCCACTTCCACCTGCGCGGACTCTTTGGGGTTCTGTCCAAGCTCACCCTGCAGGCGGACCACCTCACCAACCGGTACAAGCGGGAGATCGGAGGCGGAAACTTCATCAGATAG